The sequence TCTAgtgttgagtcagtttgtgatGCGTGTCAACAAGCTAAGAGTCATCAATTACCATATCCTATCTCTACTAGTGTATCTACTGCTCCTTTGCAACTTATTTTTTCAGATGTGTGGGGACCAGCCCCTACATCAGTCGGTAGATTCTCATActatgtaagctttattgatgattatagtaaatttacttggatttatttGCTAAAGAAAAGATCCGATGTATTCCAAGTCTTTACAaatttccaaaatcttgttgaacgcCAATTAAACTCCAAAAATCCTTGCTATGCAAACAgattggggtggtgagtatgaaaaacTCAATTCCTTTTTTCAAAAAATTGGAATTTCACATCATGTCTGCTGTCCACATGCTCACCAACAGAACGGCTCTGCTAAGCGAAAACACCGTCATGTTGTCGAAGTAGGACTTGCATTGTTAGCTCATGCGTCTATGCCTcttaaattttgggatgaagccTTTCTTACTGCCACATATCTTATTAATATTCGTCCTAGCAAAGTTATCAAATTTGAGAACCCTATCACACGTCTTTTTGGTGTCACTCCAGATTACACATCTCTTCGTATTTTTGGTTGCGCTTGTTGGCCGAATCTTAGACCCTATAATACACGCAAACTTGCGTTTCGTTCAAAAAAATGTGTCTTTTTAGGATACAGTCCCATGCACAAAGGGGTTAAGTGTCTTGATGTCTCTACCGGTAGGGTCTATATCTCGAGAGATGTCATCTTTGATGAATCTGTATTCCCTTTCGAGTCTCTTCATCCAAATGCCGGCGCTCTCCTTCGAAAAGAAATATTGCTTCTACCGGATTTTGATCAAGGGGGTGATAACAGTTGTGCTAACCAAATTGATGAAAATATTCCTGCCTCTACTCCTACTGTTATGCCTATGCAGGTACCTGAAGAAAATTTGGTTCAAAATGATCAAAATCAGGCGTTATTTCATGTGAATGAGGAAGAAGAAGCTGGCGCAGACATCGAGGCAGATCCGGCGGCACCTGCTACACCTGTGCGCTCGATCGCCTTGGATCACTCGCGCGGATCTACCTCGGATCCCGCCTCGCCCAATAGCAGCAGCGGACGGGCCGACCAGGTGACAGCGACCGCAGCGGGCCGTTCCGTTGGTGGGAGTGCGCGGGCCACGCGCGTGCAGCCCGGGACAACGACGGGCTTGACAGCGACAGAGCGCATGCAACCAATGGGCGTCTGTGCAGATCGCATGCACCCGACGGCAGCAGCAGGATCTTCTGCAGGTAGAAATATTGTGGCCCAGGATAGCTCCATCTCAGGGTCCACCACACCGATGACTACAGGATCTGCTGCGTCTACCCAGTCTGCACATGTGGAAGGATCGCCTGGATCTTCTGTGGATAGTCAGATTGTGCCGTTTTCTGTGCAACCACAGCAACAACCTGCCACTACTTCAAGGGTTATGACCCGTTTGCAAAAAGGTATTAGAAATCCAAAAATACGGAAGGATGACACTATACCATATGGCATGTTGTGTATTTCAGGTGAACCAGCAAAATTGAATGATGCACTTGGAGATCCTAAATGGAAAAAGGCTATGGATGACGAATATGGTGCTCTCATGAAGAATAAAACATGGCACTTGGTGCCGGGCCAAAGAGGTAAAAATatcattgattgcaagtgggtttaTATAATTAAGAGGAAAGCAGATGGCTCTATTGATAGGTATAAGGCACGTCTAGTTGCAAAAGGATTTAAGCAACGGTATGGTATTGATTACGAGGATACTTTTAGTCCTGTTGTGAAAGCTGCTACCATAAGACTCGTGCTAGCCATTGCTGTTTCTAGGGGATGGAGCCttagacagctagatgttcagaatttGCCTTGAAGGATCTTGGTGATTTACACTTCTTCCTAGGCATTGAAGTTAAGAAAGTTCAAGATGGCATAATGTTGAGTCAAGAAAAATATGCTACTGAATTTCTAACTCGTATGGGAATGAAGGATTGCAAGCCGTCACCCACACCATTGTCTTCTTCAGAACAACTTTCAGCACATGAAGGAGAACCTCTTAAGGAAAAGGAAAGCACAAAATATAGAAGCACTGTTGGAGCTCTACAATACTTGACTTTGACAAGACCAGACATATCATTTGCTGTAAACAAGGTTTGTCAATACCTACATGCTCCTACTTCTACTCATTGGTCAGCTGTCAAGAGGATTGTGCGATATATTAAGCACACCTTATTTCCTGGAGTGCTAGAAAGCAAGCTACAGTGTCAAGgtcaagtacagaggctgagtaCAAATCATTAGCAAATGCCACTGCTGAAATCATTTGGGTGGAATCGTTGCTTGATGAATTGGGAGTTAAGCAACGTCGTGTtccatgtttatggtgtgataatttgggagcCACCTATCTCTCTGCTAATCCAGTCTTTCATGGAAGGACTAAACATATTgaaattgattttcattttgtgAGGGAAAGAGTGGCAGAGAAGAAGTTGGACATAAGATTCATTCCATCCAAGGATCAAGTGGCAGATGGGTTTACTAAAGCTTTGCCGGTCAAGTCTTTTGAAGAATTCAATAGAAATCTTAACATAGGATAGtttagattaagggagggtgttagagttTAAGTAGTATACATGTAATCTGAAActacctctctctttctctcccgtaTCCTCTTCTATCTCCTTGTAATAGCAGGATTCCTAATCCTTCTTCCTGTACTCCACGGCAAGATTTTGCCCCAATAAATAAACAGCCGCGGCTTCCTTATGAGGGAGTAGGAACGCTTTCGCCAATCTAATACTGCTGATTAATTCTTAAGTCAATTAGCAAGGTTTAATCATCCCCAGTCGTCTCTTTTTGTTGCGAGTAACAGTCGTCTCGTTAGCTACTTGCaaataaaaaataatagaaaaaACCACCCACCATGACCGTGTGCATGCACATGCCTCTGCTTGAACGGTTCAATCGATCCAATCATCCGCTAGCCGCGCATTGgctcaatcaaaaaaataaaacctaTATATAACGCATTTGGTCGAGCAACGAAAACACACCAACATCATCCACACCAGGCCTGATCCACACACAAGCGGTTAGCTTCTTCTTGCTTCAATCCACAGCCAGTACCATTAAGGAGCTGTCTGGTGGTGCCACGTCTACCGCAGGCACCATGCTACCGTCGGCGAGGCCACtgctcgctgccgccgccgtgcTATGCTTCTGGCTGCTGGTGGCCGTGGCGGAGGCCAAGGTGCACCACTACACGTGGGACATCTCGTACCAGTTAAAGTCCCCCGACTGCTTCGAGAAGCTCGCCGTGACCGTCAACGGCGAGGCTCCCGGCCCGACCATCCGCGCCACGTTGGGTGACACCATCATCGTCGCCGTCCATAACAAGCTCGAGACCGAGAACACCGCCATCCACTGGCACGGCATCCGCCAGATCGACACGCCGTGGGCTGACGGCGTCGCCGGCGTCACGCAGTGCCCCATCCTGCCCGGCGAAACCTTCACCTACAAATTCGTCGTCGACAGGGTACGAAAAACTACATTACATATGACAATATACTCTCTTCATTCCAAAATTAAATGTGTTTTGTCTGTGTTTTCAGCCTGGCACGTACCTGTACCATGCGCACTACGGGATGCAGCGCGTGGCGGGACTCAACGGCATGATCGTGGTCACCGTGCCGGACGGCTTCGTCGAGCCCTTTTCTTACGACGAGGAGCACACCGTCCTCCTCGGCGACTGGTGGCACAAGAGCGTCTACGAGCAGGCCACAGGCCTCTCCTCCAACCCCTTCGTCTTCGTCACGGAGCCCCAGTCTCTCCTCATCAACGGCAGAGGAATGTTCAACTGCTCGCTCGCTCCCAGTGGAACGTGCAACGCCTCCCGCCCCGACTGCGCTCTGCCGACTCTCTTCACCGCCGTGCCGGGAAAGACATACCTCCTCCGCATCGGCAGCCTCACCTCGCTCTCATCGCTCTACTTCGAGATAGAGGGCCACTCCATGATGGTCGTGGAGGCCGACGGGCACTACGTGCGGCCGTTCGCGGTGAGGGGCCTCTTCATCTACTCCGGCGAGACGTACTCCGTGCTGGTCAAGGCCGACCAGGACCCGCGGAGAAACTACTGGGCTGCGTCCCACGTCGTCGGCCGCAACCCCAGCCAGACACCGACCGGCAAGGCCGTCGTGAGCTACGCCTTCAACGGCAACAACCCGTGGATGCCTCCGCCCACGGCGCCACCGGCTGGCCCGCCATGGAACAACACGGCTATCAGGGTGGAGCAGAGCAGGGCCATCTTCGCGCACCCACGCTTCGTAGAGCCCATGCCGGCGAGGGCCGACCGCACACTGCTCCTCCTCAACACCCAGAACCGGATCGATGGCCACATCAAGTGGACCATCAATGGCGTGTCGCTCATGTTCCCGGCCACGCCGTACCTCGTGGCGATGAAGCGCGGCATGAAAGACGCGTACGAGCAACGCCCGCCGCCCGACATGTACGACCACATGAGCCACGACATCTCCGCGCCGGCGCCGACGAACGGGACCGTGGGCAGCCCGGTGTACCGGCTTGCGCTCGGCTCCGTGGTGGACGTGGTGCTGCAGAACTCCAACATGCTCAATAACAAGAGCGAGACGCACCCGTGGCATCTCCATGGTCACGACTTCTGGGTGCTTGGCCATGGTGAAGGTAAGTTCAACCCTGCCGCGGACGCCTGGAGGCTGCTCAACGTGAGAGATCCCATCATGAAGAACACGGTGCCACTGCACCCGGATGGGTGGACGGCGGTGCGGTTCCGGGCGGACAACCCGGGGGTGTGGCTGTTCCACTGTCACGTGGAAGCTCATGTGTTCATGGGCATGGGTGTGGTCTTCGAGGAGGGCGTCGAGAGGGTCGGCCGGCTGCCGTCGTCCATCATGGGCTGTGGACGATCCAAGGGGCTGCACTGATCAGATCAAAGTTGAAGGGTAGATGAAGAACACTTTTTTCTTGTAAATAAACAGTGGCAGGCTTGGGCCAAAATGTTTTCAGTTTCTCGGGCCCAGATTGGTTGCTTATTTTGTTGGATATAAGCTAAGGTCATCGGTTTGTCTCATTAAGGTTATCGGGGCATCAACAAATCATATTCATGGGGTCAACCCGGACACCTTGTGTGCTCAGGTCCTTAGCGCTAAATATTATCCAAATGAAAATTTGTTGAAAGCTGGTCCAAAGGATGGGTCGTCCTATACATGGCAAAATGTCGTGGCAGGCATACAGTCGTTCCAAAGAAGATGTATATGGAGAGTTGGATCCGGTGCCCAAATTAATATTTGGTGTGACCCGTGGATACCAACTAGTGCATCACGGGAGGTAATCACACCAAGGGGGATGAATATACTGAGAATCTCATTGATCCATACACCGGCAGGTGGGATGAGGAGCTTCTTCGTGATTGTTTCTTGCCGGTGGATGTGCAAAGGATACTACAAATTCCTCTTCATTCGCAGTTCACCGAAGACTTTGTCGCATGGAATTTTACATGGTCGGGAACCTTCTCTGTTCGGTCTGCCTATTACAGGGAGTTAGATCATCAATTTGGGTCACGTCTTACGAGGCCGGACAGACAGGGTAATATTCAGATAAATGGAGTTTGGAAAGAAGCATGGAAACTCAAAGTTCCAGGTAAAGTCAAACACTTCACA comes from Triticum aestivum cultivar Chinese Spring chromosome 5B, IWGSC CS RefSeq v2.1, whole genome shotgun sequence and encodes:
- the LOC123116498 gene encoding L-ascorbate oxidase, encoding MLPSARPLLAAAAVLCFWLLVAVAEAKVHHYTWDISYQLKSPDCFEKLAVTVNGEAPGPTIRATLGDTIIVAVHNKLETENTAIHWHGIRQIDTPWADGVAGVTQCPILPGETFTYKFVVDRPGTYLYHAHYGMQRVAGLNGMIVVTVPDGFVEPFSYDEEHTVLLGDWWHKSVYEQATGLSSNPFVFVTEPQSLLINGRGMFNCSLAPSGTCNASRPDCALPTLFTAVPGKTYLLRIGSLTSLSSLYFEIEGHSMMVVEADGHYVRPFAVRGLFIYSGETYSVLVKADQDPRRNYWAASHVVGRNPSQTPTGKAVVSYAFNGNNPWMPPPTAPPAGPPWNNTAIRVEQSRAIFAHPRFVEPMPARADRTLLLLNTQNRIDGHIKWTINGVSLMFPATPYLVAMKRGMKDAYEQRPPPDMYDHMSHDISAPAPTNGTVGSPVYRLALGSVVDVVLQNSNMLNNKSETHPWHLHGHDFWVLGHGEGKFNPAADAWRLLNVRDPIMKNTVPLHPDGWTAVRFRADNPGVWLFHCHVEAHVFMGMGVVFEEGVERVGRLPSSIMGCGRSKGLH